A segment of the Nitrosospira briensis C-128 genome:
TTTCCTTATTTCCTGTTTCCCGCCTTTCACTCAAAAAAATGAACCGCTACCCTTCCTGGAAATACCTGATTATCGCGGTTTCGATACTGCTTGGGCTGGTCTACACCCTGCCGAATTTTTACGGCGAATCGCCAGCGGTACAAATTTCACCGCTACGCACCGCGCCCAAGGCGGATACCGTACTACTGCAACGGATTGAAGATGCCCTGAAGAAAGCGAACCTTCCCGTGGATGGAATGTTTCTTGAGGCTGGCGGCGTCAAAGTGCGCTTCGCTGATACCGACACCCAGATCAAGGCCAGGGATACGCTCCAGTCTTTGCTGGGTAACGGTTACATGGTCGCGCTGAATCTGCTCTCCAATTCCCCTCACTGGTTGACGAGCATCGGCGCATTGCCGATGTATCTGGGGCTTGATTTGCGCGGCGGCGTGCATTTCCTGCTGCAGGTGGATATGAGAGGCGCACTTTCCAAGGCACTTGACCGCTATAGCGCGGACATACGCGGCAGCCTGCGGGAGAAAAAAATTTCCTATGCCGGACTTGACAAGCAGGGTTCCCAAATCACTGTCAAGTTCCGTAACACCGAATCGCGTGCTCAGGGAAAAGCGGAAATCAACAAAACCTACGCAGATCTGGATTTGCGCGAAGAGAATGTGGGCGCCGAGTTTTATTTGATAGCCAATATCAAGCAAGAAGCGCAGGTGCGTATCCAGAGTTCCGCTGTACAGCAAAACATCACGACCTTGCGCAATCGCGTCAACGAGCTTGGGGTGGCCGAACCCATCATTCAGCAGGCTGGTGTGGACCGCGTGGTTGTGCAATTGCCGGGCGTGCAGGATACCGCCAAAGCCAAGGATATTCTGGGACGTACCGCCACACTGGAGGTCCGCATGGTGGATGAGGGCCGCGACCTGGAGGCGGCACTTCGCGGGCAGGTTCCCTTCGGTTCCGAGCTTTACAACGAGCGCGGCGGCGGGCCGGTACTGGTTAAAAAGCAGGTGGTGCTGACGGGTGATCGCATCACTGACGCCCAGCCCGGCTTTGACAACAACAGTCAACCCGCCGTGCACATTGATCTCGACAGCAATGGGGCGCGTATATTCAAACAATTGACCCACGATAATGTCGGCAAGCGCATGGCCATTTTACTCATCGAGAAGAATCAGGCTGAAGTCATTACCGCGCCCGTGATACGCGAAGAAATCGGTGGTGGACGAGTGCAGATCAGCGGGCGCATGACCACGGAGGAGGCCAGGGATGTGGCGTTGTTGCTGCGTGCCGGTGCCCTGGCTGCACCGATGGATATCATCGAGGAACGAACGGTAGGCCCCAGCCTTGGCGCCGACAATATTTCGCGTGGGTTTAATTCAACCTTATACGGCTTTCTCGGGATTGCCGTCTTCATGACGGTTTATTACCTTGTGTTCGGCTTTATTTCGGTGACGGCGCTGGGCGTGAACCTGCTTCTGCTGGTAGGCCTCCTTTCGATCCTGCAGGCTACGCTGACGCTGCCGGGCATGGCGGCAATCGCGCTTACCCTTGGCATGGCAATCGATGCGAACGTGCTGATCAATGAACGTGTCCGCGATGAACTGAGGGAGGGTTTGTCGCCGCAAGCCGCAATCAATGCGGGATACGAGCGGGCGTTCGGCACTATTCTCGATTCCAATATTACGACCTTGATCGCGGGAATCGCACTGTTCGCATTTGGCTCGGGCCCTGTCAAGGGCTTTGCCGTGGTGCTGTGTTTAGGCATCGCCACTTCAATGTTCAGCGCAGTGATGGTATCGCGCGGGATAGTCAACCTGGTATATGGCAGCCGCCGCAAGCTGGAGCGGATCTCTATCGGCCAGATCTGGAAGCCGACTACCGATAAGCGCTAATACACATATGAGCAGAGCGGGAACATACATTCCTTCGGGGAGATAAGGGTCAGCATGGAATTTTTCAGAATCAAGCGCGACATTCCCTTCATGAGCTGGGGGAAATATACCACTACCATTTCGTTGCTTACTTTTGTCGTGGCGGTATTTTTTCTCGTCACCAAGGGGCTGAATCTGGGCGTGGATTTTACCGGTGGCACCGTGATGGAGGTGACCTATACCCATCCTGCTGAGACTACCAGGATACGGGATACGCTGGTCAAAATGGGAATGCCCGACGCCAGCGTGCAGAACTTCGGTACAGCGCGGGACGTATTGATACGCCTGCCGGCCAAGCCGGAGATGTCCAGCGCCAAGCTGTCCGAAACGGTGATAGCAGCGTTGCGTCAGGATGACGAGGCAGCGGAGCTGCGGCGTGTAGAGTTTGTGGGCCCGCAAGTGGGTAAGGAACTGGTGGAAAATGGTGCGCTGGCGTTGTTACTGGTTTCGCTCGGCATTGTCGCTTATCTGGCGGTGCGCTTTGAATGGAAGTTCGGGGTTGCCGGTATCATTGCGAACCTGCACGACGTGGTGATCATTCTCGGATTTTTCGCATTCTTCCAATGGGAATTCTCACTCACCGTATTGGCCGCTATCCTGGCCATTCTTGGCTATTCAGTCAATGAATCGGTGGTGATATTTGACCGTATACGGGAAAACTTCCGTAAAATGCGCAAGGCTACGGTGAACACAGTCATCGACAACGCGATCACCCGCACGATGTCGCGCACCATTATCACGCATGGCAGTACCCAGATGGTCGTGATCTCAATGTTCCTGTTTGGCGGCGAACCACTGCATAATTTTGCACTGGCGCTTACCATCGGCATTCTGTTCGGCATTTATTCCTCGGTATTGGTGGCAAGCCCTATCCTCATGTTGCTGGGGGTGTCGCGCAAGGATATTGTGAGACCTGAAAAGAAGGAAGAGGTGCAAGCGCTACCTTAATTCAATCGCAAGTTAAAGCAGCCTCATCCTATTGTCTGCCAGCTGGCTTCATCCCGGTCCTACTTAAGGCTTCTCTTGGAAATTCTTGCCGCCTTCATCGATATCATCCTGCACCTGGACAAGCATCTCATCTGGCTGGTTCAGAATTACGGCAACTGGATTTATCTTATTCTGTTCCTGATCATTTTCTGTGAAACAGGATTGGTCGTGACGCCCTTTCTGCCGGGTGATTCGCTGCTGTTTGTGGCGGGTGCGATTGCTGCAACCGGTGCAATGGACGTTCAATGGCTGGCCGCGCTTCTCATTCTTGCTGCATTTTGCGGCGATAATACCAATTATTGGATAGGGCGTTATTTCGGCCCCCGGATATTTTCCCGAGCAGACTCGCGCTTATTGAATCGCGCTCATCTGGAAAAAACCAATCAGTTCTATATGAAGCATGGCGGCAAAACCATCATTTTTGCGCGTTTTCTACCGATCATTCGCACTTTTGCACCTTTCGTGGCCGGTATCGGGCGCATGATATACCCACGTTTCATGGCCTACAGCGCGTTTGGTAGCGTCTTCTGGATCGGTTTTTTCGTATTCGGCGGATTTTACTTCGGTAACGTGCCAATCGTGAAAAACAACCTGACCTTTTTCATATTCGGCATCATCATTATTTCCGTTCTTCCAGGTATTGTTCAATTCGTGCGCAGTTGGCTTGGAAATCGCGGGGCAGAAGCGCCCATCAAGCGATTGGAGTAACGCGGTTTAACCGGAAACCGGAGTTGTAGCGAACTCACCAAGAAGGCGAGGTTTATGGGTACCAAAAATCCTTTTGGGCTTTTTGGGTTCTGGCGCCCGGCAGGCAAGTGAGCTGAAAAATAAGCTGCTAACAGCCGGATTCAGGTTTAAGCTTAATTCAAGCTTAGGCAGACGCAGCGGCCAACAAGCGAAGCGCATTGTGGCGCATGAAAGCCTCTTTAATCACTCGCCCCCAGTTCAAGTGCGCGCTGCCGCGACTGAGCCCGCTTCTCTTCCGCGTTTTCTTCTTTTGCATTCTCCAGCCCTAGCCAACCCTGCAGATTAGCGAGAGCGATGTCGCCTAATGCGCATATCCAGTCATCGCGTTCATTCAGGCAGGGAATGTAGTGATATTCATGGCCACCAGCCTGGATAAAAATGGCTTTCCCCTCTATGGCGATTTCTTCCAGTGTCTCGAGGCAATCGGAAACAAAACCGGGACAGACGACATCCACGCGCCCGGTATTCTGCTTACCGAGTTGCTCCAGTGTAGTCGCGGTGTAGGGTCTTAGCCATTCAGCCCGGCCAAAGCGGGATTGAAAACAAATCTCATACGCGTCTGCATGCAATTCGAGCGCCTCCGCCAGCAATCGCCCGGTTTTCCGGCACTCGCAATGGTAGGGGTCACCTTTATCCAGCGTTGCGCGCGGTACCCCGTGAAAGCTCATTACCAGCTTGTCGGGGCGGCCGTTTTCAGTCCAGTAATCGCGTATATTCTGTGCCAGAGCGGCAATATAGCCGGGATGATCATGATAATGTTTCACCGTGCGCAGCGCGGGGGTGTTGCGCATCTTCCCCAGTTGCGCAAATACCTCGTCGAACGCGGAGGCCGTGCTGCTTGCGGCATACTGGGGGTAGAGCGGCAGCACCAGAATGCGCTCGCAACCATTCTGCCTCATTCCCCGCAGCACCTCGGCGATGGAAGGACTGCCTATACTCATCGCATATTCCACCATCGGTGCCGGATCGGCGCGTTTGGCCAGCACATCGCGCAGCAGGCCGGTCTGTCGAGCGGTGTGGACTTTCAGCGGCGAACCTTCCGGCATCCAGATCAGCGCATATTTCTCTGCCGATTTTTTCGGACGCGTGTTCAGTATGAAGCCGTTCAGGATCGGCCACCATGCCCACCGCGGAAATTCCACTACGCGTGGATTGCTCAGGAACTGCTTGAGATAAGGCCGCAGGGCTTGTGCGGTGGGAGCGTCAGGCGTACCGAGATTGACTAGTAAAATGCCTGTCTGGCTCGGCGTGCCGTGCTGGTGGGCAGGTTCGGGCGCTATCAAGATATTCCAATTCTCATCAGAAACAAAACCGCTTTGTTGACATCTTCTTCGGCTCTACTATATGCACCGTGACGCAGCATACTGGCGGCCCATTCTTTCACGGGAGCAGGAATAGTGCGTTAGAAGCAAATTGACCTTGCAGGAACCGCTGGATGACTCACACGCGCTCAGGAATGAGCGTGGCGCTTCACCAATGGGTAATAAAGTAGCTAATGTTGCGATAGCGCGCTGGAAAGCAGCCTGGCAGTCACATCCACAATCGGAATGACGCGTTCATAAGCCATCCGCGTGGGTCCGATCACGGCGACGGTGCCGACGATTTTTCCGTCCACTTCATACGGTGCGGTAACCATGCTGAACTCATCCAAAGTCACGCCACCGGACTCCCCGCCGATAAAGATCTGCACACCTTCCGCCTTGCGGCTAAATTCCAGCAACTGCAACAACGCGGTTTTCCGCTCGAAGAGATCAAACAGCTTCTTCAGGCTGGTTGTATTACTCGACAAGTCATACACATCGAGCAGCTTGTGTTCGCCTGCCACGACCACGTTTTCGCTGTTCTCCTTGATTGCCGCCCCTCCCGCTTCAATAGCGGCAGTCATGAGTTGGGTCGTGTCATGACGCAATTGCTTCAGTTCGCTCTGGAGGCGAGTGCGGATTTCATCGATGGCGCAACCCGCATAATTCTGATTAATGAAATTGGCCGCTTCCGTCAATTCGGCCTGGCTGTATGTTCGGTCCGTAAAAAGCACGCGGTTCTGAACATCCCCTTCCGGTGTCACGATGATGAGCAGAATGCGTTTTTCCGACAAGGTCATGAATTCGATATAGCGGAATATGGCGGTACTCCGCTTGGGAGCCACCACCACGCCGGCGAAGCGTGTCAATTCCGCCAGCAATTGTGAAGCCGCGCTAATCAATCGTGAAGGATTGTCCGGATGAAGCTGGTCTTGAAGCTGGTGGATTTCAATGAGTTCCAGAGGCTTTACCACCAGCAGCGTATCCACAAAAAAACGATAGCCTTGATGGGTCGGTATGCGGCCGGCGGAAGTATGCGGACTGGCGACAAAACCCATTTCTTCAAGGTCCGCCATCACATTTCGAATAGTGGCGGGGCTAAGATCAAGACCGGAGAATTTGGAGAGCGAGCGCGAACCCACCGGCTGACCTTCGGTGATATACCGTTCGACCAGAGTCTTTAGCAGGATTTTGGCGCGCTGATTTAGCATTCCATTATTTTACACCAGGATTCATTCTACCGGCTGAATTGAGTCTTACCGCTCCCGAGCGACAGAAAAGGCAATGGCTAATACCTAAGGACGCCAACACGTCATCTTTCAGCCAATATCCGCCGTGGTCGCCGCGCTGAATATATCAATAACGGGGCTGGAATACTTTGTCACCTTGGGGCCGATATGGTTTAATCTCAAGAAATGTTTCATACCAAAGGTCGGCTTCATCAGCGGTTCCACCTATTCTTCAGTCTAATCTAACGATGAGTTCTTCGTTTAAAACAATAGCTTTGATCGGCAAGCATAAAAATCCCGATATCGTGGCTCCACTGCTGAGCCTGGGAAGGTATATGGAGAAGCGCAATCTGGAAGTTCTGCTGGATCAAGCTACTGCTGCTGTCGTGGCAGAGGCAAAATACCCCGCCGTGACCATGGAGGAGATCGGTATACGTGCCGATTTAGCGATAGTCCTGGGCGGCGATGGCACGATGCTCAATATCGCACGAAAGCTTGCGCCCTTCAATGTTCCGTTGGTTGGCATCAACCAGGGCCGGCTCGGATTTCTTACCGATCTTTCGATCGACTCCATGCTCGAAACGCTGGGCTCGATGCTGGATGGCCAATATTTCAAAGAGCGGCGCATGCTGCTGTTCGTTGAGGTCGTCCGGGATAATGTTACGGCATATAGTGCTCTGGCATTAAATGATGTAGCGGTAAATCGCGGCGTTGGCGGTAACATGATCGAGTTCGAGGTGCATATCAATGGCGAATACGTATACTCCCTGCGTTCGGATGGTTTGATTGTCGCGAGTCCGACCGGTTCTACCGCGTACGCATTGTCATCGGGTGGCCCTATCCTTCACCCCAGCCTTGATTTGATTGCACTGGTTCCGGTCAGCCCGCATACGCTGAGCAACCGCCCGATCGTTGTCGGGCCGGACGCCGTCGTGGAAATCCTGATGCATCGTACCGCAGTCGCGCGTGTGCATTCCGATAGCCATTCCCATTACGATTTAAGGCAATATGACAAGGTTGTCGTGCGGCGCTCTCCCCATACCGTAACATTGCTGCACGCCTCGGATCACAGCTACTACCGCATGCTCCGCGAGAAGCTTGGCTGGAGCGGCATACCCAGAAACCAGGTATGAGCCTTTCAGCATGCTAAAGTTTCTGAGCATACGGAATTTTGTCATTGTTGACTGCATGGAACTGGAGTTTGCTCCCGGTTTTACTGTGCTTACCGGCGAAACCGGCGCCGGAAAATCCATTCTGATTGATGCGCTCTCGCTTGTACTGGGCGAACGCAGCGAAACGAGTGTCGTTCGTAATGGCTGCGACCGTGCTGAAATCAGCGCGGAGTTCGATATTGGCGGACTGCCGAAGCTCGCGGAATGGTTGCGCGAAAATGGATTCGAAAATCAGGATGACGACCGCGATGTATGCCTGTTGCGCCGGTTGGTGGATGCCGGCGGACGCTCCCGCAGTTTTATCAATGGTCGCGCTGCTACTTTGCAGCAATTGCACGCGGTTGGTGAAAACCTAGTGGATATTCAGGGGCAGCATGCACATCAGTCGTTGTTGCGCAAGGAAGCGCAACGCGAACTGCTCGACGCCTATTCAGGCAACCGACAATTGGCGCAATCTGTCGCAGAAGCGTATCGGCATTGGCAGGGACTTCATCGGCTGCGCGTGTCCCGGGAGCAAAACGCAGCCGCTTTCGCTCAGGAGCGCGAGCAACTGGAGTGGCAAGCAAGGGAGATCTCCGCGCTGAATTTTTCGCTTGATGAGTGGCAGGCGTTGCAAGCCGAGCACAGCCGACTCTCCCATGCGGTCGCTTTGCTTGAAGCGACGCAGATTGGACTTGAAACCCTGTCGGAAGGCCAAACCGCCGCGCTTTCGCAGCTAAATTCGGTCATTTTGCGTCTGAGCCAGGTACTTGAATGCGATAGCAGCCTCAAAGTGGTACTGGATTTGCTCGAGCCGGCGCAAATCCAGTTACAGGAAGGCGTGTATGAACTTGGGCGTTATCAACAGCGTCTTGATCTGGATCCCCAACGTCTACAGGATATAGAGGCCCGCCTAGCGGCGGTTCACGCTACGGCCAGAAAATACCGGGTTGTTCCCGATCAACTGCAGGAGCTGTTGAGGACGGTCACCGAGCGGCTGGAAGAACTGGGTCACAAAGAAGATGGTGAGTCGCTGGCGAGGCAAGAGGCGACAGCCAGAGATGAATATCTCAAGCTTGCAAAAGAATTGAGTGTCGGGCGGACAGGCGCAGCGGCCACGCTTGCCCGGCAGGTCACTGTCGCAATGCAAACCCTGGCGATGGCAGGGGGAGAGTTCTCGGTAACGCTGACCTCGCTCGAGCAAGGCAGTGCGAACGGCATGGAGCAAATCGAGTTCCAGGTTTCCGCCCATCAGGGCCTGCCGCTGCGACCATTGGCAAAGGTCGCGTCAGGCGGGGAGTTGTCGCGGATCGGCCTGGCGATACATGTCATCACGAGCAAGCTCGGCATGACGCCCACGCTCATATTCGATGAGGTAGACGCAGGTATTGGTGGTCGAGTCGCAGAAATGGTAGGGGGAATGCTGAAAAAACTCGGCGCGGAGCGTCAGGTGTTGTGCATAACCCATCTAGCCCAGGTTGCGTCGGCGGGAGACCATCAATGGCAGGTTACCAAATCAGCCGATCCCGCTAATCCAGGAAACATATCGAGCCGCATCGCTGTGCTTGAAAGGCAGGAGCGAATCGAGGAAATTGCGCGAATGCTGGGCGGTGCAAAAATAACTGACACCACCCGTAAGCATGCCGCCGAGATGTTGCTATCCGCCGGGGCAGAAGACGTTTGATCGGACGAGATTTCCTGCAGCTTGTCGGGCTTAAAGAATCGCGGCGAAAAAGTGGCTGGGTGAGGGCAGATTTTGAGGATTTTGAAGGCCAATAGTTATTCTATTGGCCGAAAAAGCGGCGAATATGAACCAGCCAGACGCTTTTGCAGCCGATTTCCTTTAAGTCCGACAGGCTGCTAGTTCCACCATTACCGGTGCATGATCGGAAGGCCGTTCGAGTTTGCGTGTTGCCTTGTCGATAACACACGCGGTACATACTTCGGCAAGGTCTTTACTTAATAGAATGTGGTCTATCCGCAAACCCATGTTGCGGCGGAAGGCCATCATGCGATAGTCCCACCAGGTGTAGGATTTTTCCGGCTGTTCGAATAGACGGAAGCTGTCCATGAGGCCCAGATTGAGTACTTCACGAAATGCCTCACGCTCCGGCAGGCTGAACAGAACCTGGCCTTCCCATAACTTTGGGTCGTGTACGTCGTGCGCTTCCGGTGCGATATTGAAATCGCCCAGCAACACCAGTTTCGGATGCTGGCTTAACATGTCTCGAATCCAGTCCGTGAGGGCGGCGAGCCACCTCAGCTTATATTGGTATTTTTCGGACTCGACGTTCTCACCGTTGGGAACGTAAATACAGATTATCCGCACATCGCCGTAAACTGCGCTCAGAACGCGCTTTTGAGGATCATCAAAACCGGGTATGGCGGTGATAATTTCGCTTCCCGGCTGTTTGCTGAGCAAAGCGACGCCATTATAGGTTTTCTGGCCGCTATAAAGCGTTTGGTAACCAGCCGTCGCAATGGCTTCTATCGGGAAATTCTCGTCTTGCAGCTTCGTCTCTTGCAGGCACAGCACATCGGGTTGATACACCGCCAGCCAGTCGAGAACCTGCGGTAGGCGGACCTTGAGAGAGTTTACGTTCCATGTGGCAATTTTCATGCGTTCATTTTATCAAATTTGCACGTGCGGCCTTCAACAAATAGTCGTAACGCAAATCACGCACCATGGTTTGTTGATTTCCGGATAAATCATCAGATATACCCCGCTTGATTGCCATGCGCTCCGCCCCAGATTTATTTAAAAGTTTTCCAATTATGTTGTGCTATTATGGAATTAGGCGTGTTGGGCTGAGTGCGGGCTACTCGGAGCACTCGCGCCGGCCCTCATCGGGATCTTGGGGTGACTATCGCATGTCTGCCCGCTACACTCAGTATTACTCGTGGCGCTCTTTCAGCCGCACTTATACATGTCTCTTAAACGGGAGCTGGTGCCGATGTTTAGCAGGAA
Coding sequences within it:
- the secD gene encoding protein translocase subunit SecD, with amino-acid sequence MNRYPSWKYLIIAVSILLGLVYTLPNFYGESPAVQISPLRTAPKADTVLLQRIEDALKKANLPVDGMFLEAGGVKVRFADTDTQIKARDTLQSLLGNGYMVALNLLSNSPHWLTSIGALPMYLGLDLRGGVHFLLQVDMRGALSKALDRYSADIRGSLREKKISYAGLDKQGSQITVKFRNTESRAQGKAEINKTYADLDLREENVGAEFYLIANIKQEAQVRIQSSAVQQNITTLRNRVNELGVAEPIIQQAGVDRVVVQLPGVQDTAKAKDILGRTATLEVRMVDEGRDLEAALRGQVPFGSELYNERGGGPVLVKKQVVLTGDRITDAQPGFDNNSQPAVHIDLDSNGARIFKQLTHDNVGKRMAILLIEKNQAEVITAPVIREEIGGGRVQISGRMTTEEARDVALLLRAGALAAPMDIIEERTVGPSLGADNISRGFNSTLYGFLGIAVFMTVYYLVFGFISVTALGVNLLLLVGLLSILQATLTLPGMAAIALTLGMAIDANVLINERVRDELREGLSPQAAINAGYERAFGTILDSNITTLIAGIALFAFGSGPVKGFAVVLCLGIATSMFSAVMVSRGIVNLVYGSRRKLERISIGQIWKPTTDKR
- the secF gene encoding protein translocase subunit SecF, producing MEFFRIKRDIPFMSWGKYTTTISLLTFVVAVFFLVTKGLNLGVDFTGGTVMEVTYTHPAETTRIRDTLVKMGMPDASVQNFGTARDVLIRLPAKPEMSSAKLSETVIAALRQDDEAAELRRVEFVGPQVGKELVENGALALLLVSLGIVAYLAVRFEWKFGVAGIIANLHDVVIILGFFAFFQWEFSLTVLAAILAILGYSVNESVVIFDRIRENFRKMRKATVNTVIDNAITRTMSRTIITHGSTQMVVISMFLFGGEPLHNFALALTIGILFGIYSSVLVASPILMLLGVSRKDIVRPEKKEEVQALP
- a CDS encoding DedA family protein translates to MEILAAFIDIILHLDKHLIWLVQNYGNWIYLILFLIIFCETGLVVTPFLPGDSLLFVAGAIAATGAMDVQWLAALLILAAFCGDNTNYWIGRYFGPRIFSRADSRLLNRAHLEKTNQFYMKHGGKTIIFARFLPIIRTFAPFVAGIGRMIYPRFMAYSAFGSVFWIGFFVFGGFYFGNVPIVKNNLTFFIFGIIIISVLPGIVQFVRSWLGNRGAEAPIKRLE
- the hemH gene encoding ferrochelatase; the encoded protein is MAPEPAHQHGTPSQTGILLVNLGTPDAPTAQALRPYLKQFLSNPRVVEFPRWAWWPILNGFILNTRPKKSAEKYALIWMPEGSPLKVHTARQTGLLRDVLAKRADPAPMVEYAMSIGSPSIAEVLRGMRQNGCERILVLPLYPQYAASSTASAFDEVFAQLGKMRNTPALRTVKHYHDHPGYIAALAQNIRDYWTENGRPDKLVMSFHGVPRATLDKGDPYHCECRKTGRLLAEALELHADAYEICFQSRFGRAEWLRPYTATTLEQLGKQNTGRVDVVCPGFVSDCLETLEEIAIEGKAIFIQAGGHEYHYIPCLNERDDWICALGDIALANLQGWLGLENAKEENAEEKRAQSRQRALELGASD
- the hrcA gene encoding heat-inducible transcriptional repressor HrcA — translated: MLNQRAKILLKTLVERYITEGQPVGSRSLSKFSGLDLSPATIRNVMADLEEMGFVASPHTSAGRIPTHQGYRFFVDTLLVVKPLELIEIHQLQDQLHPDNPSRLISAASQLLAELTRFAGVVVAPKRSTAIFRYIEFMTLSEKRILLIIVTPEGDVQNRVLFTDRTYSQAELTEAANFINQNYAGCAIDEIRTRLQSELKQLRHDTTQLMTAAIEAGGAAIKENSENVVVAGEHKLLDVYDLSSNTTSLKKLFDLFERKTALLQLLEFSRKAEGVQIFIGGESGGVTLDEFSMVTAPYEVDGKIVGTVAVIGPTRMAYERVIPIVDVTARLLSSALSQH
- a CDS encoding NAD kinase gives rise to the protein MSSSFKTIALIGKHKNPDIVAPLLSLGRYMEKRNLEVLLDQATAAVVAEAKYPAVTMEEIGIRADLAIVLGGDGTMLNIARKLAPFNVPLVGINQGRLGFLTDLSIDSMLETLGSMLDGQYFKERRMLLFVEVVRDNVTAYSALALNDVAVNRGVGGNMIEFEVHINGEYVYSLRSDGLIVASPTGSTAYALSSGGPILHPSLDLIALVPVSPHTLSNRPIVVGPDAVVEILMHRTAVARVHSDSHSHYDLRQYDKVVVRRSPHTVTLLHASDHSYYRMLREKLGWSGIPRNQV
- the recN gene encoding DNA repair protein RecN is translated as MLKFLSIRNFVIVDCMELEFAPGFTVLTGETGAGKSILIDALSLVLGERSETSVVRNGCDRAEISAEFDIGGLPKLAEWLRENGFENQDDDRDVCLLRRLVDAGGRSRSFINGRAATLQQLHAVGENLVDIQGQHAHQSLLRKEAQRELLDAYSGNRQLAQSVAEAYRHWQGLHRLRVSREQNAAAFAQEREQLEWQAREISALNFSLDEWQALQAEHSRLSHAVALLEATQIGLETLSEGQTAALSQLNSVILRLSQVLECDSSLKVVLDLLEPAQIQLQEGVYELGRYQQRLDLDPQRLQDIEARLAAVHATARKYRVVPDQLQELLRTVTERLEELGHKEDGESLARQEATARDEYLKLAKELSVGRTGAAATLARQVTVAMQTLAMAGGEFSVTLTSLEQGSANGMEQIEFQVSAHQGLPLRPLAKVASGGELSRIGLAIHVITSKLGMTPTLIFDEVDAGIGGRVAEMVGGMLKKLGAERQVLCITHLAQVASAGDHQWQVTKSADPANPGNISSRIAVLERQERIEEIARMLGGAKITDTTRKHAAEMLLSAGAEDV
- the xth gene encoding exodeoxyribonuclease III — protein: MKIATWNVNSLKVRLPQVLDWLAVYQPDVLCLQETKLQDENFPIEAIATAGYQTLYSGQKTYNGVALLSKQPGSEIITAIPGFDDPQKRVLSAVYGDVRIICIYVPNGENVESEKYQYKLRWLAALTDWIRDMLSQHPKLVLLGDFNIAPEAHDVHDPKLWEGQVLFSLPEREAFREVLNLGLMDSFRLFEQPEKSYTWWDYRMMAFRRNMGLRIDHILLSKDLAEVCTACVIDKATRKLERPSDHAPVMVELAACRT